gtgctttagtattctggattctgccagcaactcaattgatttaaaactcaaagaagctttttatataaataagatcaaacctgaacttaacaaacaattgcagcattacaacacttttctcacgttttagtttacaccttgatgtttggtgtcacacTGTAattagtacccgcttttgtattatgtcatgttgtaataattttttcatcaacCTGTAGACTTTATAATCGTTCACACTTAGGACTAACCCTAAactgatggcataagcatgccgaaacatgtctttcaaaaaagttgtctgtatCCTACAGTGTTTGTAACTTTCAAGCAAGACCGCGGTTTCGAATCTTACGATTCTCGTCAGTTCCTATATCAGTATATGTCGGAAGTTTGTGTAAAATTCTGAACCGTTCCGCAAGTTTTGGTTTGTAAGAGGTTTTTTATACCACCCTAACTCGTTACTTGGAACGAAAATGGTTCCGTCTGATTCATTCTTTGCTAGCCCATCAGGTTGCTGTAGGCTCGATCCGTTTCAGCTTAAACTTTAGTTGTGTTTTCTAAAAAGTGAAAGcatataataaaagaaaatgtaCTTTTCTTTTGCCCTCCCGTTCGGGGTGgagatttgttaattttttagctttcatttcgGGGAAGACGTGTGCAGACAAATGCGTCTGCATATTTTTAGATGTGTAAATTAGTGTTTTCACTGGCCAAGCAGGACACTGTCTGCGGCTttattaatatatctttaaatattatgtatttagtatgtatctgtatatgctatatACTTTAGCTGTAGCTGTAAaggtaatgtctcgaagatattagctcttgtagttattctgaaagtcgacagaaaataaagtttatgcatgcatgtatgtatgttacctttagcagggcgcgtgcgcacactttgtaatctgcgacttcactGCTTACCACATTTCAGATAAAATTACTCTTCCCTTGAATTTTTAAGCCAGCGAATTCTTACGCTAAATtcacaagggcggtctggagctgtgagtaggcgtgcgATTTGTCTCGTATGGATGAGCATTGTTTTTTCTCCTTGcaaccattgtaagtcccaagagaaactggaaacaatgcttatgcaaaatttggggatgTTTATCGCTATGAAAGGTGGCAATACTCAAGGAAACGAGTAACACAAACAACATTCAAGGAAGCCATCCTGTTAATCTCTCCTCCTCTGAATTCTGGGAAAGCCCTAAAGACTACTTCATGTAACATCTCCcttagtaaaaataaaaaagaatgaTGGGGAAACATGTAACAGAAATAAAATGTTAAATCAAAAACCATGCATAGCTGTCctaacaataaaaaaacaaaaattaaaatgttttgtttgtttgttgtttttttaattgttctttAGCAGCAACTCAACCACTTCTCAAGTGCTTATACTTCAACATGTTTTCTTCAGTGCGGTAAACTCAACAAATGTTAAAAGTTCAAAGTTCATTGTCTCTAGATGACAAAGTCATCAAACCTGGAAGGGCGCACACTGGTTCTGCCACCTCGAGTAACAACAGCTTGTTGTGGTTGTGAAGTCACAGTCTCTTCAACTGCATTAGACTTTGACTGGTGCCTTTCATGAGTTTGTCTCATTGTTGGTGCCTGTTTTGAAGGAGAATCTGCCTTGGCATCTGGTAATGACCCAGTTGGTGACTCTGCATGACTAGGCAGATTCGTGCCACTGCTATCCGATGGGGCCAGTTCTTGGCTAGGATCTTGACGAATGAACTTGCGATTCCGTCTGTACAGGTTTCCGCCCTCTGTTTCAATAAGATAGGAACGTGGTCCAATTTTTGCCACACATGAACCTTTCTCCAAAGGTGCTTTAGGGTTTACGGGCTGAAGCCTTACTGGTTCTCCTACATGGAGCTCGGGCAATGGTTTTGAATGCTTGTCATATGTCGCTTTGGCCTGCTGTCTCTTCCTTTTAATGTTTTCGTACACTCCATCAATAACCCCTGGCTTCAGTAATGCTTCAGTTGTTGGAATGGTGCTCCTTGACCTTCGAGACATCAATTTTTGGCCTGGGCTTAAACCATTACTGTCGGGTGTGTTACGCCACTTGAGCAAGGACATCTGGAGATCCTTGTTACCTCGTTTTGCCTTCTTTACCAGATTCTTTGCGATTTTGACTGCCGACTCAGCTTTCCCATTGCTTTGGCTATGCAATGGTGAACTGGTAGTGGGCTGAGATTCCCATTCACGAGCGAACTTGCTAAAGTGTGCACTTGAATACTGTGGACCATTATCGGTGACCATGTCAGCAATGCCGTGACGTGCAAAGTGGTGTTTGCTTGCATCTATCACGGGTTCTGCGGTAGTGCCTGATAGAAAATCAAGCTCAAAATAATCACTGTAGTAATCCACAGTCACTAAATAGTTCTCATCGCCGAAAGTGAAGAGAACTTGACCAATCTTTGAGCAAGGGTTTTCAGGGATGAGCCATTGATGAGCCATCACTGGTTCCTTTTGTTGTCTAGCTAAGAAGTCATTGCAAACTTCACAGTTCTGAACTTGATCTTTGATTTGGTCTGCCGTGCTCAGCCAGAATGGCACATCACGTGATCGCCGTACACAAGCGTCAGGCCCAAGGTGGCTGGAGTGAGTTCTTACAATCATTTGAGATCTCATAGAAGCAGGGACAATCACTTTCATTCCTTTGTACAAGACACCATCTTGAACTGTTAACTCTTCTTTTTAGTTCCAATAGTCACGGATACAAACCGGAACTTCTTCTTTGGTAAGCGGCCAACCTGTCATAATCATGTCCATGAGACTTTGCAATGTGGCATCTGCAATTGTACACTGTTTGATCTGCTAATGAGTGCCTTCTGATAAACGCATGTAATCAAGTGGATTGATGTCAGCAATCTCTTGAAACAACAATTGCTCCTGGCTGAGCTGGAAGATTTGATACTCTGGGATGCTTTCACATTGGCTGTGATCCGCTTGGAGGTAAGCTCTACTTAGCATATCAGCGATGTACATCTGTGGTCCAGGGAAATAATTGACATTTGTACTTCTGCAATCGAAGGAGCATATGTTGCAACCGTTTTGGTGCAGAGTGTAGCGATTTCTGGAATATTGGTACCAATTGCTTGTGGTCGGTCTCCACTGTAGTTGATTCTCTTCCATGTAGGTACTGATTGAAACGGCTGCACGCGAAAACTATCGGCAAGCACTCTTTTTCTATTTATGCATATCGGCGCTCTACAGCTGACAGTGATCTTCAGGAAAACGCCACAGGCTGCCCATTCTGGAGAAGCGTAGCTCCCAGGCCAGACTCTGATGTATCGCATTGGATGGTGGTTTCACTGGCTACATCATAATATTTGAGCACTGGTGTCGAACTGATCATACTCTTGATGGTTTGGTATGCTTCTTCTTGCTGACTTTCCCACACAAACAGGGCATTCTTCTCGGTCAATTTGCGTAGTGGTTCAGACACTTCTGAAATAGTTGGCATAAATCTGGAAAGATAGTTGACACAGCCTAGGATGCGTTGAACCGCTCTCTTGTCATCTGGTCGAGGTGTGCTTACGAAGGCCCCCACTTTCATGGGATCTGGCCTGAGTCCTTCAGATGCGAACGAATGGCCCATATAGGTGACTTGGTATAGCCGCAACCTCAACTTCTTCTTTTTAAACTTCAAATTCATGCTGTGAGCACGATCCAGCAAGTTCAGCAAATTGCTGTCATGATCCTTTAGAGCATCTTCCATAGTTTCTCCACTGCCATAGAACAGAATGTCGCCTGCAATTACTTCTACACCATTGAGACCTGCAAGCGCTTCATTCTGACGACGCTGACATTCTTCGGGTGCACTGCTGATACCTTGCGGCATTCGTAAGTACCTGTACCTACCAAATGGGGTCCAGAATGTAGTAAGCAACGAGCTCTCTTTGTCTAGCTTTACTTGGTAAAAACCATCCTTCGCATCCAAAACAGTGAATACTTTAGCTCTGCCTAGTTTTGGCAAAACTTAGGCATTTGGTACTTTGGCCTCTTGATGGCTCGCTTTGAATCTCGAGGGTCTATGCATACTCTTAACTCCCCAGGTTTCTGCACTGCTACTAAGCTGCTTATCCAATCAGTTGGCTTGGATTCTTGGATAATGATCCCTTCCTTTTCCATCTCATCAATCGTTTCCTTAAGCTTTGCTTTGAGTGGTACTGAAACACTTCGGGGAGTATCCTGAACTGGTCTGATATTTGGATCAATCTCTATGTGATATTCCCCGGGGAGGCAACCGAGACCAGTGAACACATCTTCAAAATCTCTCATAAGTTTGTCAAATGAGAGGGGTTCGTACTTTTCACTGTTTAATGAGTGAAGAAACTGATCTGATCCTAGAGATATCCAGCCTTGTTTCATGCACGTGTTGCCATCGACGATGGGCCAAGGGGCGTTTTCCAAGATGTCAAAAGAGATCTTGCAATCTGAGCCACTGTTCAGGCTGAATGTGAAGGTGTATGATCCCAAAGGCTTAACCACACGTCCATCGTACAACCTTATTTTCCCACCAGGGGGGTCCAGCTCGATTTCCCCACTCTGCAATATATTTAGGAGGTCGGTATACGACATAGCACTACATGTTGCCCCTGTGTCAAGTTGAGTTCTGATGACAGGGCTATGCTCGCTGTGAAATGTGAGTGGTACCATGAAAGAGGATTTGCCCATGTTACGACTAACAACTCCAACACGTTCAGTGACAAAGACAGACTCATCAGAGTCGGATACGGACTCACATGCTGACTCACCACCTTCTGCATATCCTGACGTTCCACTTATGTGATGTACCTTGTTGGTTGGCCCACTCGAGACTCGATTCTTTTCCTGACACTCGACGGCAAAGTGTCCTTGTTTGCCACATTTAAGGCAAGTCTTACCAGACGCTGGACATTTAGCTCTATCGTAAGGATGATTGGTGCCACAGAACTTGCATTGCCttgcatttgttttttcttgtttacttTGCTTTGATTCATGTCCCCGATTACGTTGATGTTGCTTTTTATTTCCAGGATTCTGTTTGTCTGCTGCATGGACGGTGTTTTGCGGATTGCTTACTGCATCTTTAAGCTGCTCCTTGTGTTTTCTAGACAATTAGCTGGCTCTTAGGGCCTCATCATCTTGTTAACCCGGGGACTGGGCGTTCCCTGATTAGCCTGTGACGTGTAGACGAATCTCTAGTAGCAATAACTAATCTGTCACGAATTAAACTTTCACAGAGACCATCACATTCACACGATTCTGCCAGCTGGCGCAATCTCACAACATACTGGTCAATAGTTTCGTGTTCAGTTTGATTAACAAATCCAAACTTGACTCTTTCAAGCAACAGATATTTTTGAGGCATGAAATGGTTGCCTGAATCTTCTCAGGGTCACTCTTGTCCTCAGGGACTGGAGCAGTAAGACTATTCATTACTTTCACACACTCCAAACCCATCACGCTACATAATGCACCCCCCTGAACTTTCTTAGATTTCTTGTTTAACTCAGTAGCGGTAACGTAATATTCCCATGcttgttagggttagggttagggttagggttagggttagggttagggtcaaCGAGGCCATGCTTTTAATCTCTCCTTCCCTGAATTCTGGGAAAGCCCTAAAGACTACTTCATGTAAcaggggacaaacaaagaatattatggtattttcacTGTCAAAATAGCCAAGGATTTAGCCTACGCGCAACGCCGGTATCCTTGTAATACCTCAGGGTTTAGGATACAATGCTATGCAAGTCTCCAGGGAACTCATTTCCCTATTTATACGCACCTTCTCTGGTTTTCGGTCTCTTTCGCCAAGTTACGCCATTCTGGTCCAGTGTGAAATTTTTTGCTTTGAACTTTGAGTCTCGCGTCGCCGAAGCCGCAGCACTTCATTGTGGCCGTTCCCGCGGAACGTTCATACAGAACAGAATGGCTTTAACTCCGAACACAGAGAGGAAAACAATCTCTCCCGTACCATCATAATCACTGGTGATTCCATTCTCAAGCATCTAAATGCCCATAAGATATCCAAAGATAACAACAAAGTTAAAGTTGCTACCTTTCCAGGCTGGACCATCAGAGATATGCGCGATCATATCAAGCCTATCTTCAGGAAAAAGCCAAACCATTTCATTATTCATGTTGGCACAAACAGCCTTCGTGAAAGTGAAAGTCCATCTGCCTGTTCTGACGAAATTATTAACCTTGTAAGTTCGATTAAGAGAGATGCAACAGACACAGATGTGGTTCTGTCGAGTCTAACAGCTCGATCTGATGACGGGCAACTAGCAATTCAAGTGGAGGAAGTTAATTCGACCTTAAGGGATTTTGCCGCCAAAACCAATGGAAGATCATTACCCACTCCAACATTGTTGCTGATCATCATCTCAATCGTAGTGGTCTCCATTTAAATAGAATAGAAACTTCTCGCCTAGCTCGaaattttttatatttctttgctCATAGTGATTAGGATATTGACGTTTGGGAGCCCACTGCACACGTACATGTACTGCGGGACGAAAGAGGCAACGCTATTATTCAGGGTA
The Montipora capricornis isolate CH-2021 chromosome 10, ASM3666992v2, whole genome shotgun sequence genome window above contains:
- the LOC138020187 gene encoding uncharacterized protein — protein: MKVIVPASMRSQMIVRTHSSHLGPDACVRRSRDVPFWLSTADQIKDQVQNCEVCNDFLARQQKEPVMAHQWLIPENPCSKIGQVLFTFGDENYLVTVDYYSDYFELDFLSGTTAEPVIDASKHHFARHGIADMVTDNGPQYSSAHFSKFAREWESQPTTSSPLHSQSNGKAESAVKIAKNLVKKAKRGNKDLQMSLLKWRNTPDSNGLSPGQKLMSRRSRSTIPTTEALLKPGVIDGVYENIKRKRQQAKATYDKHSKPLPELHVGEPVRLQPVNPKAPLEKGSCVAKIGPRSYLIETEGGNLYRRNRKFIRQDPSQELAPSDSSGTNLPSHAESPTGSLPDAKADSPSKQAPTMRQTHERHQSKSNAVEETVTSQPQQAVVTRGGRTSVRPSRFDDFVI